In Nitrospira sp., a single genomic region encodes these proteins:
- a CDS encoding acyltransferase encodes MQNEPTRLIPLEACRGIAAFIVLIEHYFLAFSPLTTGTDPHARTAESLIGQPYFALFNGTGAVAFFFTLSGFVLSWSYFHHETRRHLLSAVLKRLPRLAGTVTVTTIVSYGLFKLGLYYFEGAAQLSSSLWLARFGGGTWTPDFQPSFVTALFQGLTTFFTGQADYNTNLWTMKAEFFGSMLVYMLACFIAIILRYRHFSYTFIIFSLLALSYDRHLFPFVVGVYLASSLARKTVEISTPTAIVLITSGLYLLGFMAPEKAYAWVNWLPGIGQGVFQTGFHTLGSIIIIFATMANKTVFRNLNRRFFKFVGQMSFPLYLVHALVLCSISSYAYLHLTHSKLDAHVTLIAVFAITVFVSIGASLPLHRFDQWWVKEVQCRTNQFLELYHKESAEEPSAKLLAAGETGVKTGGTTNPGTQ; translated from the coding sequence GTGCAGAACGAACCCACGCGGTTAATTCCATTGGAGGCTTGCAGGGGCATCGCGGCCTTCATAGTGCTCATCGAGCACTACTTCCTGGCGTTCTCACCACTCACCACAGGCACCGACCCTCATGCGAGGACGGCTGAGAGCCTCATCGGACAGCCCTATTTCGCGCTGTTTAATGGAACCGGCGCCGTGGCGTTTTTCTTCACGCTTTCCGGATTCGTATTGAGCTGGTCTTACTTCCACCACGAAACCAGGCGGCATTTATTGTCGGCCGTTCTCAAACGATTACCCCGATTGGCGGGCACTGTCACCGTCACAACGATTGTGAGCTATGGTCTGTTCAAGCTGGGCCTGTACTATTTTGAGGGGGCGGCACAGCTTAGTTCGAGTCTGTGGCTGGCACGATTCGGTGGCGGTACTTGGACCCCGGATTTTCAACCCAGCTTCGTTACCGCCCTCTTTCAAGGGCTCACAACGTTTTTCACCGGACAAGCCGATTACAACACAAACTTGTGGACGATGAAGGCCGAGTTTTTCGGCAGCATGCTGGTGTACATGCTCGCATGTTTCATTGCCATAATCCTTCGTTACCGTCATTTTTCGTATACATTTATCATCTTTTCTCTGCTGGCCCTCAGCTACGATCGGCACCTGTTCCCATTCGTAGTTGGAGTCTACTTGGCGTCGTCTTTGGCAAGGAAGACGGTAGAAATATCCACTCCCACGGCGATCGTACTGATCACTTCAGGGCTTTACCTGCTGGGATTTATGGCACCGGAAAAGGCCTATGCCTGGGTTAATTGGCTCCCGGGGATTGGACAAGGAGTGTTTCAAACCGGCTTCCATACATTGGGATCAATAATTATTATCTTTGCCACCATGGCGAATAAGACCGTATTCCGCAATCTGAATCGACGCTTTTTCAAATTCGTGGGGCAAATGAGCTTCCCCTTGTATCTCGTTCACGCTTTAGTCCTATGCTCCATTTCCAGCTATGCCTATCTGCATCTGACGCACAGCAAACTTGATGCTCACGTAACGTTAATCGCGGTCTTTGCGATAACTGTTTTCGTTTCTATCGGAGCATCGCTCCCGCTCCATCGATTTGATCAGTGGTGGGTTAAGGAAGTACAGTGCCGAACGAATCAATTCCTCGAGCTGTACCACAAAGAATCTGCCGAAGAGCCATCCGCTAAATTATTGGCGGCAGGCGAAACAGGCGTGAAGACTGGCGGCACAACGAATCCCGGGACACAATGA
- a CDS encoding glycosyltransferase family 2 protein, whose product MGGQKGDHGRPRDGEPHKQIGIPAVHSDGNGQCTVVIVNYNTREDLDACLSSIPRAEAREVVVVDNHSSDGSAEMVREKYPWATLSANQVNRGYGAAANQAIAQCGTGYVLLLNSDTLVPSGAVEFLCCYLDQHPKAGIVGPRVVNADGTLQATCYPFPQPLDTFLENSRWAVVLGRLIRRYIPGIGRLYLRTWSHDSQRIVPWVKGAALAIRCEAFHAVGGFDESFFMYFEDADLCCRMKKAGWEVHFAPVTTIVHAGGRSTEKVRADMAAQLLCSTHLFYQRHSSPVTTFLVTGIINGLMLAQWIGGTLRLIWTHDVEKREVISQKIAACKTVLQWKASVRTLSQ is encoded by the coding sequence GTGGGGGGGCAGAAAGGCGATCACGGTAGGCCGCGTGATGGTGAGCCGCATAAGCAGATTGGGATACCAGCCGTGCATTCTGACGGTAATGGACAGTGTACCGTTGTCATTGTAAATTACAATACTCGCGAAGACCTCGATGCCTGTCTCAGTTCGATCCCGCGTGCAGAGGCACGCGAGGTCGTCGTGGTTGATAATCATTCCTCTGATGGAAGCGCAGAGATGGTGCGGGAGAAGTATCCCTGGGCTACTCTCTCTGCCAATCAGGTGAACCGCGGGTACGGTGCCGCAGCTAACCAGGCCATTGCACAGTGCGGGACGGGGTATGTGCTGCTGCTCAATAGCGATACACTGGTGCCATCAGGAGCGGTCGAGTTCTTATGTTGCTATCTTGACCAGCATCCGAAGGCCGGCATCGTTGGCCCGCGTGTAGTCAATGCTGATGGGACGTTACAAGCAACCTGCTATCCTTTCCCGCAGCCGCTCGATACCTTCCTCGAAAACAGCCGGTGGGCCGTTGTCCTAGGACGGCTCATTCGGCGGTATATTCCCGGCATCGGGAGGCTGTATTTGAGGACGTGGTCGCATGATTCCCAACGCATCGTTCCGTGGGTGAAAGGGGCCGCCTTAGCCATTCGATGTGAAGCTTTTCACGCCGTAGGCGGATTTGATGAGTCATTCTTTATGTATTTCGAGGACGCTGATCTGTGCTGCCGCATGAAGAAGGCCGGCTGGGAAGTTCACTTTGCCCCTGTGACGACTATCGTTCACGCGGGCGGACGGAGCACTGAAAAGGTCCGTGCCGATATGGCGGCGCAACTGCTGTGCAGCACCCATTTGTTTTATCAGCGGCATAGCTCTCCCGTAACGACGTTCCTTGTGACCGGCATTATCAACGGTCTCATGCTGGCTCAGTGGATCGGCGGTACGCTTAGACTTATTTGGACGCATGACGTTGAGAAGCGTGAGGTGATTTCCCAAAAGATCGCCGCATGCAAAACAGTGCTTCAGTGGAAGGCCTCAGTCAGAACCCTATCTCAATGA